In Fusarium verticillioides 7600 chromosome 4, whole genome shotgun sequence, the following proteins share a genomic window:
- a CDS encoding hypothetical protein (At least one base has a quality score < 10): MDHIESDLESVLIKLEGPQSITTAEFDLIAQHPEWFTTLGERERLALSESRALQLLEEIPSDYEVYPGQYAQIDHYLTRHGQLQRMIDASKMMQRLWARQKADDEEAGLITPTIEDRPHTWTEDLATFARGCLKALSGEIVDFDDDMDGSHSGTEHEEGTCVSPDLPEIITLSPEFARHMRDQIRNLPCRAVEWKCILKILGAPAPVKDEVLLAIRTIMCGLVEELIQARSMLENRRRGLSSKNQATVMLQAPTHLARMVGVLDIEKDGKLDSYAEWKSLEKGFPARYKGFWSDIDCLWPLLADIRAWSVISRNLHNIYQSEVCRNQVELLLKFSVDLRTTLFDRHSKGLPHSESS; the protein is encoded by the coding sequence ATGGATCATATTGAGTCAGATTTGGAGAGCGTCTTGATCAAACTAGAAGGCCCCCAGTCGATTACAACAGCCGAATTTGACCTGATCGCCCAACACCCTGAGTGGTTCACCACACTGGGCGAACGCGAGCGACTAGCTTTGTCTGAGTCCCGtgctcttcaacttctcgaGGAAATCCCGAGCGACTATGAAGTTTACCCTGGTCAGTATGCACAGATAGATCACTATCTCACAAGACATGGGCAGTTACAGCGAATGATAGACGCTTCCAAAATGATGCAGCGTCTTTGGGCTCGGCAGAAGGCagacgatgaggaggctggacTGATTACCCCTACTATTGAAGATAGGCCTCATACATGGACTGAAGACCTGGCTACCTTTGCAAGAGGCTGTCTCAAAGCTCTCAGCGGTGAAAtcgtcgactttgatgatgatatggacgGATCACATTCCGGAACTGAGCACGAGGAAGGCACTTGTGTGAGTCCTGATCTTCCGGAGATCATCACCTTGTCACCTGAGTTCGCGAGACATATGCGAGATCAGATCCGCAACCTCCCTTGCCGAGCTGTCGAATGGAAATGCATTCTGAAAATATTGGGAGCACCGGCACCTGTGAAAGACGAGGTTTTACTTGCCATCAGAACCATAATGTGTGGTTTGGTGGAAGAGCTTATTCAAGCAAGGTCAATGTTGGAAAACCGCAGGCGTGGACTTTCTTCCAAGAATCAAGCAACTGTCATGCTTCAAGCACCAACCCATCTGGCCCGGATGGTTGGTGTTCTGGATATTGAGAAAGATGGGAAGCTCGACTCATATGCAGAATGGAAAAGTCTGGAGAAGGGTTTCCCTGCCAGGTACAAAGGCTTTTGGAGCGACATTGACTGTCTGTGGCCACTCTTGGCGGATATACGGGCTTGGAGCGTTATCAGTCGAAATCTCCACAACATCTACCAGTCGGAGGTATGCAGAAATCAAGTAGAACTCCTTCTAAAGTTCTCAGTTGATTTGCGTACCACCCTATTTGATCGCCATTCGAAGGGTCTTCCCCATTCTGAGTCTAGCTGA